One window of the Shewanella cyperi genome contains the following:
- the asnS gene encoding asparagine--tRNA ligase: protein MSIASVASVFKGEFAAGTEITVRGWVRTRRDSKAGISFLAVYDGSCFDAIQGVVPNTLANYDNEVLKLTAGCSVVMTGTVVESPGAGQAFELQASAVEVTGWVDDPDTYPMAAKRHSIEHLREVAHLRPRTNIIGAVARVRNCLSQAIHRFYHENGFIWVSTPIITASDCEGAGEMFRVSTLDMENLPRTEAGKVDYDQDFFGKEAFLTVSGQLNGETYACALSKIYTFGPTFRAENSNTSRHLAEFWMVEPEVAFANLDDVAGLAEAMLKYAFKAVLAERMDDLTFFAERVESSVIERLQNFVSSDFAQVDYTDAVTILQNCGKTFEFPVEWGIDLQSEHERYLAEEHFKAPVVVKNYPKDIKAFYMRLNEDGKTVAAMDVLAPGIGEIIGGSQREERLDVLDARLEEMGLNKEDYWWYRDLRRYGTVPHSGFGLGFERLVSYVTGVGNIRDVIPFPRAPRSASF, encoded by the coding sequence ATGAGCATTGCATCTGTCGCTTCTGTATTTAAGGGTGAATTCGCCGCCGGCACCGAGATCACGGTGCGTGGTTGGGTCCGTACCCGCCGGGATTCCAAAGCCGGGATCTCCTTTTTGGCCGTGTATGACGGTTCCTGTTTCGACGCCATCCAAGGCGTAGTTCCCAATACCCTCGCCAATTACGACAATGAAGTGCTCAAGCTGACCGCAGGTTGCTCTGTGGTGATGACTGGTACTGTGGTGGAATCTCCCGGTGCCGGCCAGGCCTTCGAATTGCAGGCCAGCGCTGTGGAAGTGACCGGCTGGGTTGACGATCCAGATACTTACCCCATGGCCGCCAAGCGTCACTCCATTGAGCATTTGCGTGAAGTGGCCCACCTGCGTCCCCGCACCAACATCATAGGTGCCGTGGCCCGGGTGCGTAACTGTCTGTCCCAGGCCATCCACCGCTTCTATCACGAAAACGGTTTTATCTGGGTTTCTACCCCCATCATCACCGCCTCCGACTGTGAAGGCGCAGGTGAAATGTTCCGCGTTTCTACCCTGGACATGGAAAACCTGCCCCGCACCGAAGCCGGCAAGGTGGACTACGATCAGGATTTCTTCGGGAAAGAGGCCTTTCTGACGGTATCCGGTCAGCTGAACGGCGAAACCTACGCCTGTGCCCTGTCCAAGATTTACACCTTCGGCCCCACTTTCCGCGCCGAAAATTCCAACACCAGCCGTCACCTGGCGGAGTTCTGGATGGTGGAACCCGAAGTGGCCTTCGCCAACCTCGATGATGTGGCCGGTCTGGCGGAAGCCATGCTCAAGTACGCCTTCAAGGCTGTGCTGGCTGAGCGCATGGACGATCTCACGTTCTTCGCCGAGCGCGTTGAGAGCAGCGTAATTGAGCGTCTGCAAAACTTCGTCAGCAGCGACTTTGCCCAGGTGGATTACACCGACGCGGTAACCATACTGCAAAACTGTGGCAAGACCTTCGAATTCCCTGTGGAATGGGGCATAGATCTGCAGTCCGAGCACGAGCGATACCTGGCCGAAGAGCACTTCAAGGCCCCTGTGGTAGTGAAGAACTATCCGAAGGACATCAAGGCCTTCTACATGCGTCTTAACGAAGACGGCAAGACTGTGGCGGCCATGGACGTACTGGCTCCCGGTATAGGTGAAATCATCGGTGGCTCCCAGCGTGAAGAGCGTCTCGATGTACTGGATGCCCGCCTGGAAGAAATGGGTCTGAACAAGGAAGACTACTGGTGGTACAGGGATCTGCGCCGCTACGGCACTGTGCCTCACTCAGGCTTCGGCCTGGGCTTTGAGCGCCTGGTGTCCTACGTGACCGGCGTGGGCAACATCCGCGACGTGATCCCCTTCCCGCGCGCACCGCGCAGCGCCAGCTTCTAA
- a CDS encoding CoA pyrophosphatase: MNAEQFRLHFSLQPLVHEIVSAPAPGTLRQAAVLMALEEHNGELHLILTQRPNHLRAHPGQISFPGGKVEPEDINSKATALREAAEEIGLHSDNLEVLGLFPPHRTFTGFEITPVVALVKAPFELVLDPGEVAACFRAPLSYFLDDAHRHKRSFQRQGKHYQVMFMPWRQYFIWGATAAMIDLLCRHLKHGGIKG, translated from the coding sequence ATGAATGCGGAGCAGTTCAGGCTGCATTTCTCCCTGCAGCCCCTGGTCCATGAGATCGTTTCCGCACCGGCGCCGGGTACATTACGCCAGGCCGCGGTCTTGATGGCGCTGGAGGAGCATAATGGCGAGCTGCATCTGATCCTCACCCAAAGGCCCAATCACCTGCGGGCCCACCCGGGGCAAATCAGTTTTCCAGGTGGCAAGGTGGAGCCTGAGGACATCAACAGCAAGGCCACAGCGCTTAGGGAAGCGGCGGAAGAAATTGGCCTGCACAGCGACAATCTGGAGGTGCTGGGGCTGTTTCCGCCACACCGCACCTTTACCGGCTTTGAAATCACCCCTGTGGTGGCCCTGGTGAAGGCCCCCTTTGAACTTGTGCTGGATCCCGGGGAAGTCGCTGCCTGCTTCAGGGCTCCACTGAGTTATTTCCTGGACGATGCCCACAGGCACAAACGCAGTTTCCAGCGCCAGGGAAAACACTATCAGGTGATGTTCATGCCCTGGCGCCAGTACTTTATCTGGGGCGCCACCGCGGCCATGATTGATTTACTTTGCCGCCATCTGAAGCACGGTGGCATTAAGGGTTGA
- the pabB gene encoding aminodeoxychorismate synthase component I: MFKLAQSRHVSAPLAVKTLDWDDSTPALFAHLAHLPWALLLDSADAPHEDARRDLICANPVASLSATETEAHLWHSDAVFEATLPATLACTDPLALLEQMQTALFPHAKPCSASPFAGGAAGAFSYDLGRTIEKLPSRAKDDIALPLMNIGFYDWVLVHDYDSNNWTLVHYLGEAALNETLSWLESLRSQTEPVPDNFKLTRPFAKQISFEQYRQKFDAVQSYLHSGDCYQINLTQRFSAGFEGDSWQAYQALRRANGAPFSAFMRLPQGSILSISPERFIRLDGRKIQTKPIKGTLPRQQDPALDAKAAETLKASPKDRAENLMIVDLLRNDMGKVASPGSVRVPSLFAIESFPAVHHLVSTVEAELAEGQSAASLLRAAFPGGSITGAPKIRAMEIIEELEPSRRSLYCGSMGYLSQSGAMDTSITIRTLVAADGEIHCWAGGGVVADSVVESEYQESFDKVSRILPLLERFLAPDARSEAR; the protein is encoded by the coding sequence ATGTTCAAGCTGGCACAGTCACGTCATGTCTCTGCCCCCCTCGCCGTGAAAACCCTCGATTGGGATGACAGCACCCCGGCGCTGTTTGCCCACCTGGCACACCTGCCCTGGGCCCTGTTGCTGGACTCTGCCGATGCCCCCCACGAGGATGCCCGCCGCGATTTGATTTGCGCCAATCCTGTGGCCAGCCTCAGCGCTACCGAAACCGAAGCTCACCTGTGGCACAGTGACGCAGTGTTCGAGGCTACCCTGCCCGCTACCCTCGCCTGCACAGATCCCCTGGCGCTGCTGGAACAAATGCAGACTGCGCTGTTCCCGCACGCCAAGCCCTGCAGCGCGTCACCCTTTGCCGGTGGCGCCGCCGGAGCCTTCAGCTACGATTTGGGCCGCACCATAGAAAAACTGCCGAGCCGGGCCAAGGATGACATTGCCCTGCCGCTGATGAATATAGGTTTCTATGACTGGGTTCTGGTGCACGATTACGACAGCAACAACTGGACCCTGGTGCATTACCTTGGCGAAGCGGCCCTGAACGAGACCCTGTCCTGGCTCGAAAGCTTACGTTCGCAGACCGAGCCAGTACCTGACAACTTCAAACTGACCCGGCCCTTTGCCAAGCAAATCAGTTTTGAGCAGTACCGGCAGAAATTCGATGCGGTGCAATCCTACCTGCACAGCGGCGATTGCTATCAGATAAACCTGACCCAGAGATTCAGCGCCGGCTTCGAGGGCGATTCCTGGCAGGCCTATCAGGCGCTGCGCCGAGCCAATGGCGCGCCCTTCTCCGCCTTTATGCGCCTGCCCCAGGGCAGCATATTGTCGATTTCGCCGGAGCGTTTTATTCGTCTCGATGGCAGGAAAATCCAGACCAAGCCCATCAAGGGCACCCTGCCAAGACAGCAGGATCCGGCTTTGGATGCCAAGGCCGCCGAGACCCTCAAGGCCTCGCCCAAGGACAGGGCCGAAAACCTGATGATAGTGGACCTGCTGCGCAACGATATGGGCAAGGTGGCGAGCCCCGGCAGCGTTCGGGTGCCCAGTCTGTTTGCCATTGAAAGCTTCCCGGCGGTGCACCATCTGGTCAGCACGGTCGAGGCTGAGCTGGCCGAGGGTCAAAGTGCCGCCAGTTTGTTGCGGGCGGCCTTCCCCGGCGGTTCAATCACGGGGGCACCCAAGATCCGCGCCATGGAAATCATCGAGGAGCTGGAGCCTTCGCGGCGCAGCCTCTATTGCGGCTCCATGGGTTATCTGAGTCAGAGCGGCGCCATGGACACCAGCATCACCATACGCACCCTGGTGGCGGCCGATGGCGAGATCCATTGCTGGGCCGGTGGAGGCGTGGTGGCCGACTCGGTGGTTGAAAGTGAATACCAGGAAAGCTTCGACAAGGTCAGCCGGATCTTGCCGCTGCTGGAGCGTTTTCTGGCCCCAGACGCCAGAAGCGAGGCCCGATGA